The window TCCCGATCCCGACGTTGTCTCCCGGGTGGATCGCGGTCCCCCGCTGGCGGATGATGATGCAGCCGGCGGAGACGGCCTCGCCGCCGAACCGTTTCACGCCGAGCCGCTTGCTCTGGCTGTCCCGCCCGTTTCTTGAACTGCCGACGCCTTTTTTATGCGCCATGGTGTCCTGGCCCCTTTTCCGCGGGTCAACCGACCCGGATTTCGGTCACGGAAAGCGTGGTGAACGGCTGGCGATGCCCCTGTTTCTTCGAGAAGCCCTTCCGTCTCTTGTACTTGTAGA of the Deltaproteobacteria bacterium genome contains:
- the rpmA gene encoding 50S ribosomal protein L27, whose product is MAHKKGVGSSRNGRDSQSKRLGVKRFGGEAVSAGCIIIRQRGTAIHPGDNVGIGKDHTLFALIDGVVQFARMGKDRKRVSVLSAS